From the genome of Winogradskyella forsetii, one region includes:
- the metH gene encoding methionine synthase, producing the protein MSTSINKQQTTNNPKYLTLSGLEPLVVTPESNFINVGERTNVTGSRKFLRLIKEEKYDEALEVARDQVDGGAQILDVNMDEGMLDGVHAMTTFLNLIASEPDISRIPLMIDSSKWEIIEAGLQVAQGKCVVNSISLKEGEAEFKRQAKLVKRYGAAVIVMAFDEDGQADNYDRRIEICKRSYHILVNELNFPPQDIIFDPNIFPVATGMDEHRRNAIDFFEATKWIRENLPYANVSGGVSNVSFSFRGNNVVREAMHSSFLYHAIKNGMNMGIVNPTMLEIYDEIDKDLLELVEDVLFDRNDDATERLLDFAEELKAKGSTSTSKDAAVQEWRNEPLQDRITHALVKGIDAFIIEDVEEARLASNKPIEVIEGHLMIGMNVVGDLFGSGKMFLPQVVKSARVMKKAVAYLQPFIEAEKDGKQEFAGRILMATVKGDVHDIGKNIVSVVLGCNNYEIIDLGVMVPPEKIIETAIKEKVDIIGLSGLITPSLDEMVYVSKALEKQNIDIPLIIGGATTSRAHSAVKIAPHYSNTVVHINDASRAVTVVGDLLKKDSKIYKEQIREDYDAFREQFLKRTKKKEYLTIAEARKNKFKIDWDTSELVKPKHLGIQILEDFDLTKLEDFIDWSPFFRSWDLHGKYPDILNDEVVGEQATELFADAKVLLKRIFDEKLLKAKGIFGLFPTNTVNDDIELDVSECHAEGDSASVKEERYKFLTLRQQSKKAQGKPNIALADFIAPKATGKQDYMGCFCVSTGFGTAELASKFEADHDDYNSIMIKALADRLAEAFAEYLHKDVRTKHWSYAKNENLSNDDLIKESYKGIRPAPGYPACPDHLEKKTIWKILKVEENIGVKLTESLAMWPAASVSGYYFGHPEARYFGLGKIKEDQVADYAKRRGISNEEATKWLSPNIAD; encoded by the coding sequence GATTCTAGATGTCAATATGGATGAAGGTATGCTCGATGGCGTCCATGCCATGACCACATTCCTAAATCTTATTGCTTCAGAACCAGATATTTCTCGAATCCCTTTAATGATCGATAGTTCAAAATGGGAAATCATTGAAGCCGGATTGCAAGTCGCACAAGGAAAATGTGTGGTTAATTCCATAAGTTTAAAAGAAGGCGAAGCCGAATTTAAGCGTCAAGCTAAATTGGTTAAACGCTATGGTGCAGCCGTCATTGTTATGGCTTTTGATGAAGACGGTCAAGCAGATAATTACGACAGGCGTATAGAAATCTGCAAACGCTCCTATCATATTTTAGTTAACGAACTCAACTTCCCTCCACAAGATATTATTTTCGATCCCAATATTTTTCCCGTAGCCACAGGCATGGACGAACATCGTAGAAATGCCATCGACTTTTTTGAAGCTACCAAATGGATTCGCGAGAATTTGCCTTATGCCAACGTTTCAGGTGGTGTGAGTAATGTGTCGTTTTCTTTTAGAGGCAATAATGTGGTGCGTGAAGCCATGCATTCATCGTTTTTATATCATGCCATAAAAAATGGGATGAACATGGGTATTGTAAATCCGACGATGCTTGAAATTTATGACGAAATAGACAAAGATTTATTAGAACTCGTTGAAGATGTGCTATTCGATAGAAACGATGATGCCACAGAACGCTTATTGGATTTTGCAGAAGAACTTAAGGCAAAAGGTTCAACCTCTACAAGCAAAGATGCGGCAGTGCAGGAATGGCGGAACGAACCTTTACAGGATAGAATCACGCATGCCTTAGTGAAAGGTATCGATGCCTTTATCATTGAAGATGTTGAAGAAGCCCGATTAGCTTCAAATAAACCCATTGAAGTCATCGAAGGGCACTTAATGATTGGTATGAATGTGGTCGGCGATTTATTCGGCAGTGGAAAAATGTTTTTGCCACAAGTGGTGAAATCTGCTCGTGTGATGAAAAAAGCCGTTGCCTATTTGCAGCCTTTTATTGAAGCCGAAAAAGATGGGAAACAAGAATTTGCAGGCAGAATTTTAATGGCCACCGTAAAAGGTGATGTTCACGATATTGGCAAGAACATTGTAAGTGTGGTTTTAGGTTGTAACAATTACGAAATTATTGACCTTGGTGTGATGGTGCCACCAGAAAAAATTATTGAAACTGCCATTAAAGAAAAAGTAGATATTATCGGTCTCAGTGGCTTAATTACACCGTCACTCGATGAAATGGTGTATGTTTCTAAAGCCCTTGAAAAGCAAAACATAGACATTCCATTGATCATTGGTGGAGCCACCACCTCTAGAGCACATTCGGCTGTGAAGATTGCACCACATTATAGCAATACCGTAGTTCATATTAACGATGCCTCAAGAGCTGTAACCGTGGTTGGCGATTTGCTAAAAAAAGATAGTAAAATTTATAAAGAACAGATTCGAGAAGACTATGATGCGTTTAGGGAACAATTCTTAAAACGTACCAAGAAAAAAGAATATTTGACGATTGCTGAAGCTCGAAAAAATAAATTCAAAATTGATTGGGATACTTCTGAACTCGTGAAACCAAAACATTTAGGCATTCAGATTTTAGAAGATTTTGACCTTACCAAACTTGAAGATTTTATCGATTGGTCGCCATTTTTTAGAAGTTGGGATTTACATGGAAAATATCCTGATATTTTAAACGATGAAGTGGTTGGAGAACAAGCTACAGAATTATTCGCTGACGCCAAAGTATTGTTGAAACGTATTTTCGATGAAAAATTGCTAAAAGCGAAAGGTATTTTCGGATTATTTCCTACAAATACTGTAAATGATGATATTGAACTAGACGTATCCGAATGTCATGCTGAGGGTGATTCGGCATCTGTAAAAGAAGAAAGGTACAAATTCTTAACCCTTCGTCAGCAATCCAAAAAAGCCCAGGGCAAACCAAACATAGCCTTAGCCGATTTCATTGCACCGAAAGCAACAGGAAAACAAGATTATATGGGTTGTTTTTGCGTATCCACAGGATTTGGAACCGCAGAATTAGCGTCAAAATTTGAAGCCGATCACGATGATTATAATTCCATAATGATTAAAGCATTGGCGGATCGTTTAGCCGAAGCCTTTGCAGAATATTTACACAAAGACGTAAGAACAAAGCACTGGAGTTACGCTAAAAATGAGAACTTATCTAATGACGATCTCATAAAAGAAAGTTATAAAGGTATCAGGCCAGCACCAGGCTATCCAGCATGTCCGGACCATCTAGAAAAGAAAACTATTTGGAAAATTTTAAAGGTTGAAGAAAACATAGGAGTCAAGCTTACTGAGAGTTTAGCGATGTGGCCAGCTGCAAGTGTAAGTGGTTATTATTTTGGTCATCCTGAAGCCAGATATTTTGGATTGGGAAAAATTAAAGAAGATCAAGTTGCGGATTATGCTAAAAGAAGAGGTATTTCAAATGAAGAGGCGACAAAATGGTTGAGTCCTAATATCGCAGACTAG
- the metF gene encoding methylenetetrahydrofolate reductase [NAD(P)H] yields the protein MKVTEHIKNANGKTLFSFEIIPPKKGNSIQQLYNNIDPLMEFNPPFIDVTTSREEYLYIKKDGLLDRKITRMRPGTVGICAAIKHKYDIDTVPHVLCGGFTKEETEYLLVDCHYLGIENVMALRGDAMKHQQYFEACDGGHQFAKGLVSQIQNLNKGKYLHDVLEADDKSDFCIGVAGYPEKHIEAPSLKTDLKRLKEKVDAGADYVVTQMFFDNKKFFEFVEAAKQEGINVPIIPGIKPIAVKRHLQLLPQVFKIDLPQDLIESIENCKTNQDVRQVGIEWAIEQSKELQKAGVPVLHYYSMGKSDNVKAIASALF from the coding sequence ATGAAAGTAACAGAACACATAAAAAACGCTAACGGAAAAACCTTATTTTCCTTTGAAATAATTCCACCAAAAAAGGGAAATAGTATTCAGCAATTATATAATAATATTGATCCTTTAATGGAATTCAATCCTCCTTTTATAGATGTCACAACTTCTAGAGAAGAATATCTTTATATTAAAAAAGATGGGCTTTTGGATCGAAAAATCACACGGATGCGACCAGGAACTGTTGGTATTTGTGCAGCTATAAAGCATAAATATGATATAGATACGGTTCCACATGTGTTGTGTGGAGGATTTACCAAGGAAGAAACCGAATATCTGCTCGTCGATTGCCATTATTTAGGGATTGAAAATGTGATGGCTTTGCGTGGTGATGCCATGAAGCATCAACAATATTTTGAAGCTTGTGATGGTGGTCACCAATTTGCAAAAGGTTTGGTTAGTCAGATTCAAAACTTGAACAAAGGGAAATATTTACACGACGTGCTCGAAGCCGATGATAAATCTGATTTTTGTATTGGTGTCGCTGGTTATCCTGAAAAACATATAGAAGCGCCTTCCCTAAAAACCGATTTAAAACGCCTAAAGGAAAAGGTGGATGCAGGAGCGGATTACGTGGTAACCCAAATGTTTTTTGACAATAAAAAGTTTTTTGAATTTGTAGAAGCCGCAAAACAAGAAGGAATTAATGTACCTATTATTCCCGGTATAAAACCTATTGCGGTGAAGCGTCACTTGCAGTTGTTACCTCAAGTTTTTAAGATAGATTTACCGCAAGATTTGATTGAAAGTATTGAAAACTGTAAAACAAATCAAGACGTGAGACAGGTTGGTATTGAATGGGCCATTGAACAATCCAAAGAATTACAAAAAGCGGGTGTACCTGTGCTCCATTACTACTCAATGGGAAAAAGCGATAATGTAAAAGCTATTGCTTCTGCGTTGTTTTAA
- a CDS encoding formylglycine-generating enzyme family protein has product MNTLNKASRLLLIILSISCFNCKNDTNKKPTEKSSPIVTKTTNHELLIEKPENINIPEGMVWVKGKTFTQGAKPSDQFAMMREKPAHQVTVDGFFIDVTEVTNKEFKAFVDATDYVTVAERPIDWEEMKKKLPEGTPKPHDSIMQPGSLIFNKDMNAVANMDNYSQWWTWKIGANWKQPEGPNSSIEGQDNFPVVHIALEDAKAYCKWANRRLPTEAEWESAAQGTATDNIFTWGNDPEILIDKANTWQGTFPVKNESVDGFELIAPVKSYEPNSIGIYDMMGNVWELTSDLFNVNYYKDIDTSEPLINPQGAKTAYSPSNPYQAERVIKGGSFLCHASYCASFRISARMGMSPDSGSDHTGFRTVATVKMLQD; this is encoded by the coding sequence ATGAATACCCTAAATAAAGCATCCCGATTACTTCTAATCATTTTATCAATATCCTGCTTCAATTGTAAAAATGACACCAATAAAAAGCCAACTGAAAAAAGCAGTCCAATAGTTACGAAGACTACAAATCATGAGCTTCTAATTGAAAAGCCTGAAAACATAAATATTCCTGAAGGCATGGTTTGGGTAAAAGGCAAAACATTTACACAAGGTGCTAAACCAAGCGATCAATTTGCTATGATGCGCGAAAAACCGGCACACCAAGTTACGGTTGATGGCTTTTTTATCGATGTCACCGAAGTTACCAATAAAGAATTTAAAGCTTTTGTTGATGCTACAGATTATGTCACTGTTGCGGAACGACCAATAGATTGGGAAGAAATGAAAAAGAAACTTCCTGAAGGCACTCCAAAACCACACGACTCCATTATGCAACCGGGAAGTTTAATTTTTAATAAAGACATGAATGCAGTTGCGAATATGGACAATTACAGCCAGTGGTGGACCTGGAAAATCGGTGCCAATTGGAAACAACCCGAAGGCCCAAACAGCTCTATTGAAGGACAAGATAATTTTCCAGTTGTCCACATTGCTTTAGAAGATGCCAAAGCATATTGCAAATGGGCAAACAGACGCTTACCAACCGAAGCCGAATGGGAATCTGCAGCCCAAGGTACGGCAACCGATAATATATTTACTTGGGGAAACGATCCTGAAATTCTAATCGATAAAGCTAATACATGGCAAGGCACATTTCCTGTTAAAAATGAAAGTGTCGATGGTTTTGAATTGATTGCTCCAGTAAAATCATACGAACCTAATAGTATTGGAATTTATGATATGATGGGTAATGTATGGGAACTGACTAGTGATCTTTTTAATGTGAATTATTATAAAGACATTGACACGTCAGAGCCACTGATTAATCCGCAAGGTGCAAAAACAGCTTATAGCCCATCGAATCCGTATCAGGCAGAGCGTGTTATAAAAGGGGGTTCTTTTTTATGCCATGCGTCGTATTGCGCTAGTTTTAGGATTTCCGCTCGTATGGGAATGAGTCCAGATTCAGGATCTGACCATACTGGTTTTAGAACTGTTGCTACGGTTAAGATGCTTCAGGATTAA
- the moaA gene encoding GTP 3',8-cyclase MoaA — translation MQQQDNILTDTLGRKHNYLRISLTEKCNLRCTYCMPSEGVQLSPRQHLMNADEIYNIAKVFVANGVDKIRLTGGEPLVRKDFSEILERLSTLNTTLSITTNGILVDRFLDDFKTYGLNNINVSLDTLNEEKFNHITRRDQFTKAYNNIHLLIENGFKVKLNVVLIKGFNDNEITDFIKLTKDLPISIRFIEFMPFDGNNWNKSKLVTQHEILEQTTHYFGANQLIKLQNEQNFTSRDYKIIGYKGEFGIISSVSNPFCDGCNRIRLTANGKIKNCLFSNNETDILTALRNQESIENYIAKAIYKKLPVRGGMDSFESFNDPKKHSKNRSMITIGG, via the coding sequence ATGCAACAACAAGACAACATTTTAACCGATACTTTGGGTAGAAAACACAACTATCTCAGGATTTCTTTGACCGAAAAATGCAATTTGCGTTGTACCTATTGTATGCCTTCTGAAGGTGTGCAACTATCACCAAGACAACATTTAATGAATGCAGATGAAATTTATAATATCGCAAAAGTGTTTGTTGCAAATGGCGTCGATAAAATTAGGTTAACAGGTGGAGAACCGCTTGTAAGAAAAGATTTTTCAGAAATTTTAGAACGCTTATCCACTTTAAATACCACGCTTTCCATTACAACCAATGGTATTTTGGTGGATAGATTTCTAGACGATTTTAAGACTTATGGATTAAACAACATCAATGTGAGTTTAGACACTTTAAATGAAGAAAAATTCAATCACATAACCAGACGAGATCAATTTACAAAGGCCTATAATAATATCCATTTACTCATTGAAAATGGTTTTAAAGTCAAATTGAATGTTGTGCTGATAAAAGGATTTAATGATAATGAAATTACTGATTTTATTAAGCTTACAAAAGACTTACCGATTTCAATCCGGTTTATAGAGTTTATGCCCTTTGATGGTAATAACTGGAACAAATCCAAATTGGTGACCCAACATGAAATTCTGGAACAAACAACACATTATTTTGGAGCGAATCAACTCATAAAATTGCAGAATGAACAAAATTTCACGTCGAGGGATTATAAAATTATTGGTTACAAAGGCGAATTCGGAATCATTAGTTCTGTGAGCAATCCGTTTTGTGATGGTTGCAATAGAATTCGTTTAACAGCCAATGGAAAAATTAAAAATTGTCTGTTTTCAAATAACGAAACAGATATACTGACCGCTTTAAGAAATCAAGAATCCATTGAAAATTATATAGCCAAAGCAATTTATAAAAAATTACCAGTACGCGGAGGCATGGATAGTTTTGAATCTTTCAATGACCCAAAAAAACACTCTAAAAATAGGAGTATGATTACTATTGGAGGATAG
- the moaCB gene encoding bifunctional molybdenum cofactor biosynthesis protein MoaC/MoaB: protein MVDITHKIKTLRVATAEATVKVSKQETIDALNNNTVPKGNVFEMAKTAGLFAVKTTHNVIPDCHPLPIEFTAISYKIEGLTVKISLTIKTIYKTGVEVEAMHGASVVALTMYDMLKPIDKQIEIGNIRLVEKSGGKSSFKTKHRSQLKASVIVCSDSISEGKKEDKAGKAIIEKLKQSHIEISNYDIIPDEIEDIRNKAISYSETSNLVIFTGGTGLSFRDVTPEALEPILERRIPGVEEAIRTYGQERMPYAMLSRSVAGTIGDCLILALPGSTNGAKESMDAVFPHLTHVFKILKGQQH from the coding sequence ATGGTAGATATCACACATAAAATTAAAACATTACGGGTTGCTACGGCTGAAGCTACTGTGAAAGTGAGTAAACAGGAAACCATTGATGCACTCAACAACAATACTGTGCCTAAAGGCAATGTGTTCGAAATGGCAAAAACCGCTGGATTATTTGCCGTAAAAACCACACATAATGTGATTCCAGATTGCCATCCGTTACCGATCGAATTTACCGCTATTTCATATAAGATTGAAGGTTTAACTGTGAAAATCAGCTTGACCATAAAAACCATTTATAAAACAGGCGTTGAGGTGGAGGCCATGCATGGTGCTTCAGTGGTGGCATTGACCATGTACGATATGTTAAAGCCTATTGACAAACAAATTGAAATCGGAAACATAAGATTGGTAGAAAAAAGTGGAGGCAAAAGCAGTTTTAAAACGAAGCATCGTTCGCAATTAAAAGCGAGTGTTATTGTGTGCTCCGATTCTATTTCCGAAGGTAAAAAGGAAGATAAAGCAGGAAAAGCAATTATTGAAAAATTAAAGCAAAGCCATATAGAGATTAGTAATTATGATATTATTCCTGATGAAATAGAAGACATACGTAATAAAGCCATTTCTTATTCAGAAACGTCTAATCTGGTCATATTTACAGGAGGAACCGGTTTGTCATTTAGAGACGTTACACCTGAAGCTTTAGAACCCATTTTAGAACGAAGAATTCCTGGTGTGGAAGAAGCCATTAGAACTTACGGACAAGAGCGAATGCCTTATGCCATGTTATCTAGAAGTGTTGCTGGTACGATTGGAGATTGCCTCATATTGGCATTACCAGGTTCCACTAATGGTGCAAAAGAATCCATGGACGCTGTTTTTCCGCACTTAACACATGTGTTCAAGATATTAAAAGGGCAACAACATTAA
- a CDS encoding molybdenum cofactor biosynthesis protein MoaE, giving the protein MKKVFIKGPITTEFIADSIAKHQTKHNIGAHNIFLGQVRADKIKDKTVAAIDFTCYEDMANPILEAIREKAFKTFNLTCMHIYHSLGEIKAGEICFFVFVSAKHSKEVYDATEYLVNIVKKKVPLFGKEIFEDDSHQWKVNQ; this is encoded by the coding sequence ATGAAAAAAGTATTTATTAAGGGCCCAATAACAACAGAATTTATAGCAGACTCAATCGCTAAACACCAAACCAAACACAACATTGGTGCACACAATATTTTCTTGGGTCAAGTTAGAGCAGATAAGATAAAAGATAAAACCGTAGCCGCAATAGATTTTACCTGTTATGAAGACATGGCAAATCCAATTTTGGAAGCGATTCGCGAGAAAGCATTTAAAACCTTTAATTTAACCTGTATGCATATTTATCATAGTTTGGGTGAAATAAAGGCTGGTGAGATTTGCTTTTTCGTATTTGTTTCTGCAAAACACAGTAAAGAGGTTTATGATGCCACGGAATACCTTGTGAACATTGTAAAAAAGAAAGTACCCTTATTTGGAAAGGAGATTTTTGAAGACGATTCGCACCAATGGAAAGTGAATCAATAA
- a CDS encoding HesA/MoeB/ThiF family protein: MITERYKRQIQLPQVGTMGQQKLKDAKILVVGAGGLGCAILPYLIASGIETIGIIDGDIIEESNLQRQILYPEKTVNQKKVTVAKTQLEALNSNVKIETYTNYLSDENAIGIFKNYDIIVDATDSIKTRYLINDACVITQKPFVYGSVYRFEGQVSVFNYKNGPTYRCVFKNNSSKITNCEDAGVLGTTVGFIGMLQANEVLKMVLETGDILSGKLLIYNILNNTQNCINFQKTETRTIDEAFFNSEYNSDKIEATCFKEAVLNKSNFIDVRELHETPKIELPDVIQMPLSVLETELKKIDKNKSYVVFCQTGKRSLEAIRILKKHQFSNVKHISGGAIAIQNNIENEKSIY; this comes from the coding sequence ATGATTACGGAACGCTATAAAAGACAAATACAATTACCGCAAGTAGGAACAATGGGTCAACAAAAACTAAAAGACGCAAAAATTTTAGTTGTTGGCGCTGGAGGTTTGGGATGCGCAATTTTGCCGTATTTAATCGCTTCGGGAATTGAAACCATTGGAATAATAGATGGTGACATTATTGAAGAAAGCAACTTGCAACGCCAAATTTTATATCCTGAAAAAACGGTAAACCAAAAAAAAGTGACAGTTGCTAAAACACAGTTGGAAGCTTTAAATTCCAATGTAAAAATTGAAACTTATACTAACTATTTATCAGACGAAAACGCTATTGGAATTTTTAAAAACTATGATATCATTGTTGATGCAACAGATAGTATCAAAACCAGATATCTCATAAATGATGCATGTGTCATTACCCAAAAGCCTTTTGTCTACGGTTCTGTGTATCGATTTGAAGGCCAAGTTTCGGTTTTCAACTATAAAAACGGACCAACCTATCGCTGTGTATTTAAAAATAATAGTTCCAAAATAACCAACTGTGAAGACGCTGGTGTTTTAGGAACAACGGTTGGTTTTATCGGAATGCTTCAAGCGAATGAAGTCCTAAAAATGGTATTGGAAACAGGCGATATCTTATCTGGAAAGTTGCTTATTTATAACATTTTAAATAACACGCAGAATTGTATCAACTTTCAAAAAACCGAAACCAGAACTATTGACGAAGCATTTTTTAATTCAGAATATAATTCAGATAAAATCGAAGCAACTTGTTTTAAGGAAGCCGTTTTAAATAAGTCCAATTTTATAGATGTAAGAGAACTGCATGAAACACCTAAAATAGAATTGCCAGACGTCATCCAAATGCCATTATCGGTTTTAGAAACGGAATTAAAAAAAATAGATAAAAACAAAAGTTATGTCGTATTCTGCCAAACTGGAAAACGAAGTTTAGAAGCTATCAGAATTTTAAAAAAGCACCAGTTTAGCAATGTAAAGCATATTTCAGGAGGTGCAATTGCAATTCAAAATAATATAGAAAATGAAAAAAGTATTTATTAA
- a CDS encoding MoaD/ThiS family protein: MAVIKYYGAIAEAAQCNEEQMAVADLNISDCVALLKEKYNLQALEVSIALNKNLVEIDSTIKLTDSDEIALLPPFAGG, from the coding sequence ATGGCAGTTATAAAGTATTATGGCGCAATTGCAGAAGCAGCACAATGTAACGAAGAACAAATGGCTGTGGCAGATTTGAATATTTCAGATTGTGTGGCGCTTCTAAAAGAAAAATACAATCTACAGGCACTGGAAGTTTCAATAGCATTAAATAAAAACTTGGTAGAAATAGACAGTACAATTAAATTAACGGATAGTGACGAAATCGCGTTGCTACCACCATTTGCAGGAGGATGA
- a CDS encoding precorrin-2 dehydrogenase/sirohydrochlorin ferrochelatase family protein, which yields MERNELYPIFVKVHQLNVLIVGGGNVGLEKLSFLLKSSPNANVEVVSIAFIQELKDLASKHPTVKLTEKAYDISDLEKRHLVIGCTDNLDVNLQINKEAKAKYLLVNIADTPDQCDYYLGGIVTKGHVKIAISTNGKSPTTAKRIRQFLEDVIPEDVNEMVLNLNEFRKSIKGNFEEKVEKMNQVTRDLVNKKK from the coding sequence ATGGAAAGAAACGAGTTATACCCAATATTTGTAAAAGTACATCAATTAAATGTTCTCATTGTTGGTGGTGGAAACGTTGGTTTGGAAAAACTATCCTTTCTTTTAAAATCGAGTCCGAATGCCAATGTGGAAGTGGTTTCCATTGCGTTTATACAAGAGCTAAAAGACTTAGCCAGCAAGCATCCTACGGTAAAATTAACAGAGAAAGCATATGATATTTCAGACTTAGAAAAAAGACATTTGGTTATTGGATGTACTGATAATCTGGATGTGAATTTACAGATAAACAAAGAAGCGAAAGCAAAATATTTATTGGTAAATATAGCTGATACACCAGACCAATGCGATTATTATTTAGGTGGTATTGTTACCAAAGGTCATGTGAAAATCGCCATTTCTACCAATGGAAAATCGCCAACAACAGCAAAACGCATCCGACAGTTTTTAGAAGATGTTATACCAGAAGATGTCAATGAAATGGTGCTTAATCTCAACGAATTTAGAAAATCAATTAAAGGGAATTTTGAAGAAAAAGTCGAAAAAATGAATCAGGTGACGAGAGACTTGGTCAATAAAAAAAAGTAA
- a CDS encoding molybdenum cofactor guanylyltransferase, with amino-acid sequence MRVQNNISVYILCGGLSTRMQEEKGLVVFKGKTFVDHIIEAVKPITQNIVLVTNNEKYKEFGYPLVADIYENKGPVGGIYSALNHSRNDHSLILSCDIPNINTAVLNNYLLNTISENQITYLVDNQGEYPLIGLYSKKVTSIFKEAILKNELKLLDLIKSLDYKTISIKRKDRNAVKNVNSKEDLQLLLLKN; translated from the coding sequence ATGCGTGTTCAAAATAATATATCAGTATATATTTTGTGCGGAGGTTTAAGTACACGTATGCAAGAGGAAAAAGGTCTCGTTGTGTTTAAAGGAAAAACGTTTGTGGATCATATTATTGAAGCCGTAAAACCCATAACCCAAAACATAGTTTTAGTAACTAATAACGAAAAGTATAAAGAATTTGGTTATCCGTTAGTTGCTGATATTTATGAAAATAAAGGTCCTGTTGGCGGGATTTATTCGGCTTTAAATCATTCAAGAAATGACCATAGTTTAATTCTAAGTTGTGATATTCCAAATATAAATACGGCTGTTTTAAATAACTATTTATTAAACACTATTAGCGAAAATCAAATCACGTATTTAGTGGATAATCAAGGCGAATATCCTTTAATTGGTTTGTATTCTAAAAAGGTAACTTCAATATTTAAAGAGGCAATTTTAAAAAATGAATTAAAACTTTTAGACTTAATAAAATCTTTAGATTATAAAACCATTTCAATAAAAAGAAAGGATAGAAATGCAGTAAAAAATGTAAATTCAAAAGAAGATTTACAACTTTTATTACTGAAAAATTAA
- a CDS encoding sulfite exporter TauE/SafE family protein yields MNAMETEIWIFFSIALMGIAFLYASVGHGGASGYIALMAAFSFPVDYIKPTALILNIFISGISFWYFKKNSHFKWKLFYPFAITSIPAAFLGGYMTIDAQVYKIILAIFLVIAIFRILFFSKENRKNKTPFKMQLALIIGFLIGLFSGMIGIGGGIILSPIVILLGWGKMKEAAAVSALFIFVNSIAGISGYAFSHPIQFDSFKLIPIALIGGFFGAVYGSHKISNTALKYILAVVLLIACCKLTFV; encoded by the coding sequence ATGAATGCGATGGAAACAGAAATATGGATCTTTTTCTCGATCGCATTAATGGGCATTGCGTTTTTATACGCTAGTGTTGGTCATGGAGGCGCAAGCGGTTACATTGCACTTATGGCCGCATTTTCATTTCCTGTGGACTATATAAAACCAACCGCTTTAATCTTAAATATTTTCATTTCTGGGATTTCATTTTGGTATTTTAAGAAGAATAGCCATTTTAAGTGGAAACTGTTTTATCCATTTGCCATTACTTCGATTCCAGCTGCTTTTTTAGGCGGTTATATGACGATTGATGCTCAAGTATATAAAATAATATTAGCTATCTTTTTAGTTATTGCCATTTTTAGAATCCTGTTTTTCTCAAAAGAAAATAGGAAAAACAAAACGCCTTTTAAAATGCAGCTCGCTTTAATAATAGGCTTTTTAATTGGTCTATTTTCAGGAATGATTGGTATTGGTGGCGGCATCATTTTAAGTCCGATCGTTATCCTTTTAGGTTGGGGAAAGATGAAAGAGGCAGCAGCAGTTTCTGCACTTTTTATATTTGTAAACTCTATTGCCGGAATTTCAGGTTATGCCTTTAGTCACCCGATTCAATTTGATTCTTTTAAATTAATTCCAATAGCATTAATAGGTGGTTTTTTTGGCGCTGTTTATGGAAGTCATAAAATTTCGAATACGGCTTTAAAATACATTCTAGCCGTCGTTTTATTAATAGCCTGTTGTAAACTAACTTTTGTATAA
- a CDS encoding winged helix-turn-helix domain-containing protein → MEIKSRLWIEKEGKPFIGYGRIKLLKAVDETASISAAAKTLQMSYKKAWNLLNEIETLAEQPVLVTNIGGKNGGGTEVTAYGKSLIRQFETLNENCITFLDEEYKKLTL, encoded by the coding sequence ATGGAAATAAAATCTAGGCTTTGGATAGAAAAAGAAGGCAAACCATTTATAGGTTATGGACGGATTAAATTATTGAAAGCTGTCGATGAAACAGCATCTATAAGTGCTGCAGCAAAAACATTACAAATGTCTTATAAAAAAGCATGGAACTTACTCAATGAGATAGAAACCTTGGCGGAACAACCGGTTTTGGTAACGAACATAGGCGGCAAAAATGGAGGAGGAACTGAAGTTACGGCGTATGGGAAATCCTTAATTCGTCAATTTGAAACGCTAAATGAAAACTGCATCACTTTTTTAGATGAAGAATATAAAAAGTTAACGCTATGA